In Populus nigra chromosome 1, ddPopNigr1.1, whole genome shotgun sequence, one genomic interval encodes:
- the LOC133691517 gene encoding ras-related protein RABE1c-like, whose product MAAPPARARADYDYLIKLLLIGDSGVGKSCLLLRFSDGSFTTSFITTIGIDFKIRTIELDGKRIKLQIWDTAGQERFRTITTAYYRGAMGILLVYDVTDESSFNNIRNWIRNIEQHASDNVSKILVGNKADMDESKRAVPTSKGQALADEYGIKFFETSAKTNLNVEQVFFSIARDIKQRLADTDTRAEPTTLKITPTDQAGGGGQGAQKSSCCGS is encoded by the exons ATGGCTGCTCCTCCCGCTAGAGCTCGAGCCGATTATGATTATCTCATTAAGCTTCTCTTGATCGGCGATAGCG GTGTGGGCAAGAGTTGCCTTCTTTTGCGTTTCTCTGATGGTTCCTTCACTACTAGTTTTATCACCACCATCGG TATTGACTTTAAGATAAGAACCATTGAGCTTGATGGCAAAAGGATTAAGCTTCAAATTTGGGATACAGCTGGTCAGGAGCGGTTTCGAACAATCACAACtg CTTACTATCGCGGAGCTATGGGTATTTTGCTGGTGTATGATGTCACCGATGAATCATCTTTCAACA ACATTAGGAATTGGATTCGCAACATCGAGCAACATGCTTCTGATAATGTTAGCAAGATATTGGTAGGGAACAAGGCTGACATGGATGAAAGCAAACGG gctGTGCCAACATCCAAGGGCCAAGCACTTGCAGATGAATATGGGATTAAATTCTTTGAAACT AGTGCAAAGACAAATCTAAACGTGGAGcaagttttcttttcaatagcAAGGGATATAAAGCAAAGGCTTGCAGACACTGACACAAGGGCTGAg CCTACTACGTTGAAGATCACTCCAACAGACCAGGCAGGCGGAGGTGGTCAAGGTGCCCAGAAATCTTCTTGCTGTGGTTCTTAA